One region of Methanobrevibacter thaueri genomic DNA includes:
- the fhcD gene encoding formylmethanofuran--tetrahydromethanopterin N-formyltransferase, with amino-acid sequence MEINGVEIQDTFAEGFGIKVSRLIITAATKHLAKIAATEATGFATSVIGCPAEAGIDQYIPPTDSPDGRPGYVIMICHMSKKALGGQIMDRIGQCVLTAPTAAAFNALESEESFPTGKQLKFFGDGYETEKDVNGKKMHVIPIMSGEFLVEDEMGCKDGVAGGNFFIMGDSQMTSIVAAEAAVDAIHAVPGVITPFSGGMVASGSKTGSKYSFMSASTNEKECVTLKDQVETELPENVFGNMEIVIDGVDEEAVKAAMKAGIEAACQVPGVIEIGAGNYGGSLGPYQIHLQDLF; translated from the coding sequence ATGGAAATTAATGGCGTAGAAATACAAGACACCTTTGCTGAAGGTTTTGGAATTAAAGTATCTAGATTGATTATTACTGCAGCTACTAAACATTTAGCTAAAATTGCAGCTACTGAAGCTACTGGATTTGCTACTTCAGTTATTGGATGTCCTGCAGAAGCAGGTATTGACCAATACATTCCTCCAACTGACTCTCCAGATGGAAGACCAGGTTATGTAATCATGATCTGCCACATGTCCAAAAAAGCTTTAGGCGGACAAATCATGGACAGAATCGGACAATGTGTTTTAACCGCTCCTACTGCAGCAGCATTCAATGCTTTAGAAAGTGAAGAATCCTTCCCAACCGGAAAACAACTCAAGTTCTTCGGTGACGGATACGAAACTGAAAAAGATGTAAACGGTAAAAAAATGCACGTAATCCCAATCATGTCTGGTGAATTCTTAGTAGAAGACGAAATGGGATGCAAAGATGGAGTAGCTGGTGGAAACTTCTTCATTATGGGTGACAGTCAAATGACATCTATCGTTGCTGCTGAAGCAGCTGTTGATGCAATTCACGCTGTTCCTGGTGTGATCACTCCTTTCTCCGGTGGTATGGTTGCTTCTGGTTCCAAAACAGGTTCCAAATACTCTTTCATGAGCGCATCCACCAACGAAAAAGAATGTGTAACTTTAAAAGACCAAGTTGAAACTGAATTACCAGAAAACGTATTCGGAAACATGGAAATCGTTATTGACGGTGTTGACGAAGAAGCTGTTAAAGCTGCTATGAAAGCAGGTATTGAAGCTGCTTGTCAAGTACCTGGTGTTATCGAAATCGGTGCTGGTAACTACGGTGGAAGCTTAGGACCTTACCAAATCCACTTACAAGACTTATTCTAG
- a CDS encoding potassium channel family protein has product MYIIIMGGGRVGLTLANLLSEEGNDITLIESDETLCNEVATDLDALVINGNGTNSKLLEEVNIDDADAFVAATGNDEANLLSCILVRKYDVKRIIARVSNPDHEEAFREVGIDEVISPEITAAKQLQQVVTNPLVVKLTTLGEGDAEIHEMTITNDKVVGKRFKEISPNKDYIIIATYKSGKLAIPQPDDTIARGEKITLLVKRGKLNKVTKKLEK; this is encoded by the coding sequence ATGTACATTATTATAATGGGCGGAGGCCGTGTTGGTCTAACCCTTGCAAACTTGTTAAGTGAAGAAGGAAACGACATTACCTTAATTGAAAGTGATGAAACATTGTGTAATGAAGTGGCAACAGACTTAGATGCGCTTGTAATCAATGGAAATGGTACAAATTCCAAATTGCTTGAAGAAGTAAACATTGATGATGCTGACGCTTTCGTTGCAGCCACTGGAAATGATGAGGCAAACCTGCTTTCATGCATTCTAGTTAGGAAATATGATGTTAAAAGAATTATTGCACGTGTAAGTAACCCTGACCACGAAGAGGCATTCAGAGAGGTTGGAATTGATGAGGTAATCAGTCCAGAAATAACCGCCGCAAAACAATTGCAGCAAGTCGTAACCAATCCTCTTGTTGTGAAATTGACTACACTCGGCGAAGGTGACGCTGAAATCCATGAAATGACAATAACTAATGACAAGGTAGTTGGAAAACGCTTTAAGGAAATATCTCCTAATAAAGATTATATCATTATTGCCACCTATAAAAGCGGCAAATTAGCTATTCCACAACCTGATGACACCATCGCACGTGGAGAAAAAATCACACTTCTTGTAAAAAGAGGAAAATTGAATAAAGTTACCAAAAAATTAGAAAAATAA
- the sfsA gene encoding DNA/RNA nuclease SfsA: protein MDYVKGIFKNRPNRFIAEVEVEGKLEIAHVPNTGRCKELLVDNAVVWLKPSDNPNRKTKFSLHFVENKGVLVSLYSQQANSIAYEAIINGKIKELSCYDFHQREKTVDNSRIDIYLANENEECYVEVKGVTLIVDGEARFPDAPTERGAKHLKELMKLKKQGNRCCVFFLIQHPLGKLFRPNWENDPVFSQTLNEAYESGVEILVYRCDNQLEGIELIPESLDFDLGQSLSDGIVND from the coding sequence ATGGATTATGTTAAGGGAATCTTTAAGAACCGTCCGAATAGGTTCATTGCTGAAGTAGAGGTTGAAGGCAAACTTGAAATTGCTCATGTGCCAAATACGGGGCGCTGCAAGGAGCTTTTGGTTGACAATGCAGTTGTTTGGCTCAAGCCATCGGATAATCCCAATCGAAAGACCAAATTTTCACTTCATTTTGTAGAAAACAAGGGGGTTTTGGTATCACTTTACTCCCAGCAAGCCAATAGCATTGCATATGAAGCAATCATAAATGGCAAAATAAAGGAACTTTCATGTTATGATTTCCATCAAAGGGAGAAAACCGTCGACAACTCAAGAATAGATATATACTTGGCTAATGAAAATGAGGAATGTTACGTTGAGGTGAAAGGTGTAACCTTGATTGTTGATGGTGAAGCAAGATTTCCGGATGCTCCGACAGAACGTGGAGCAAAACATCTAAAGGAACTGATGAAGCTTAAAAAACAAGGCAATAGATGTTGTGTGTTCTTTTTAATTCAACATCCGCTCGGCAAGTTATTCAGGCCGAATTGGGAAAATGATCCGGTATTCAGCCAAACTTTAAACGAGGCATATGAATCCGGCGTTGAAATATTGGTCTACAGATGTGACAACCAACTGGAGGGCATTGAATTGATTCCAGAATCACTTGACTTCGATTTGGGACAAAGTCTCTCCGATGGCATCGTTAATGACTAG
- a CDS encoding UPF0104 family protein, with the protein MDRKTLFFLGISILILAVMLYFIGIDEVVEALKLANIKLIIIAIVIQFVIFFLYTLRWKVLNDLADIKTSVRKTLPILLVGLAINNLTPSGRGGGEPVRAYLLSKENGYPFEETFATVVADRALDTFPFVVLAAITIAAMAIYFNVDTWLLIVMVLAVIAIVAVLIVLIYMCINPGFGKRVEGWIIALVRRFYKKNSDDLEMKIHDAVFGFQETMRLLISNKKVLSYTIPLSFLVWIMEILRVYFVFLAFGAQVNLIVIGEVFIVACLVGMIPLLPGGLGAVDGMMILFYSAAGISTSVSAAATVIERLISFWMPTILGLVILPHYGSSVLDKATGSSSPDEIKESLEDDSKDDG; encoded by the coding sequence ATGGACCGCAAAACATTATTTTTTTTAGGGATTAGCATACTTATTTTAGCTGTCATGCTCTACTTCATAGGTATTGATGAGGTTGTAGAGGCCTTAAAGTTGGCCAACATTAAATTAATCATTATAGCTATTGTAATTCAGTTTGTAATCTTCTTCCTATACACATTGCGTTGGAAAGTCCTCAACGACCTTGCGGACATTAAGACCAGCGTCAGGAAAACGCTTCCAATACTGCTGGTCGGTCTTGCAATCAACAATCTCACCCCATCAGGACGTGGTGGAGGAGAGCCTGTGAGGGCATATCTCCTATCTAAGGAAAACGGATATCCGTTTGAAGAGACATTTGCGACAGTTGTGGCAGACAGGGCATTGGATACTTTTCCATTCGTTGTTTTGGCGGCAATCACAATTGCAGCAATGGCTATTTATTTCAATGTTGACACATGGCTATTGATTGTGATGGTTTTGGCAGTGATTGCAATTGTCGCAGTATTGATTGTACTTATTTACATGTGCATCAACCCAGGATTCGGTAAGAGGGTTGAAGGATGGATAATAGCACTTGTCAGAAGATTCTATAAGAAAAATTCAGATGATCTGGAAATGAAAATTCATGATGCGGTCTTCGGATTCCAGGAAACCATGAGACTGTTGATTTCCAATAAGAAGGTACTGTCCTACACAATACCTTTGTCCTTCTTGGTTTGGATTATGGAGATTTTAAGGGTTTATTTCGTATTCCTTGCATTCGGGGCTCAGGTGAACCTAATCGTAATCGGTGAAGTATTCATCGTAGCCTGCCTTGTGGGTATGATTCCACTATTGCCTGGAGGATTAGGTGCTGTTGACGGTATGATGATTCTGTTTTATTCAGCAGCAGGAATATCCACATCCGTCAGTGCGGCGGCCACTGTTATCGAGAGATTAATTTCATTTTGGATGCCTACAATCCTGGGATTAGTCATCTTGCCTCACTATGGTTCATCAGTCTTGGATAAGGCGACCGGCTCTTCATCACCTGATGAAATTAAGGAATCCCTAGAGGACGACTCAAAAGACGACGGATAG
- a CDS encoding NAD-binding protein: protein MRKITIRLLTRLPQKYVGSGLILILILFIYGILGSYYIMGLNPVDSVYYSIITMATVGYGDLTPQTGIQKLFATTLALGGVALLAYVFNMMLTSFQEKMSEYSKGARIMKAIENMEDYYILCGYGRVGRVVFKELVSRNQNVIVIDKDEDVCNQIEEHDNVVVLNRDAIENDLVTKLAGENCSSVIVCTGNDVDNLFIVLTIREINPDAWIVTRASKMENISKLRKAGADKIVSPELSGGHDMYFESTRPHLLRITVQHEIDEILDEFKIISKHNCTLENIDYHLPGIETPLTRQIKTMKIDDGERFMNHLNTHDDERHALTNLYKTTNRVHSHLISGPDKITFDKLVKDLEKQEKIIGINLTNEEICEITKKEIY, encoded by the coding sequence ATGAGAAAAATAACTATTCGACTTTTAACAAGATTGCCCCAGAAATATGTGGGAAGCGGACTAATATTAATTCTGATTTTATTCATATACGGAATACTGGGATCTTATTATATAATGGGCCTGAATCCCGTTGATTCCGTTTATTATTCAATAATCACAATGGCCACAGTCGGATATGGAGATTTGACCCCACAAACAGGAATTCAAAAGCTTTTTGCAACAACCCTCGCTCTCGGAGGAGTTGCATTGCTTGCATATGTGTTTAATATGATGTTAACAAGTTTTCAGGAAAAAATGAGTGAATATTCAAAAGGAGCCAGGATAATGAAAGCAATTGAGAATATGGAAGATTATTATATTCTTTGCGGTTACGGAAGAGTTGGAAGAGTAGTGTTTAAAGAACTGGTTAGCAGAAACCAGAATGTTATTGTTATTGATAAAGACGAGGATGTATGCAATCAGATTGAAGAGCACGACAATGTCGTGGTGCTCAACAGGGATGCCATTGAAAACGATTTGGTGACAAAACTGGCAGGAGAAAACTGCAGCAGTGTCATCGTATGTACTGGAAATGACGTCGATAATCTATTTATCGTGCTTACAATACGTGAAATCAATCCTGATGCATGGATTGTGACAAGAGCAAGTAAAATGGAAAACATATCAAAACTCAGGAAAGCCGGAGCGGATAAAATCGTATCCCCAGAGTTAAGTGGAGGACATGACATGTATTTCGAGTCCACAAGACCTCATCTTCTAAGAATAACTGTCCAACATGAGATTGATGAAATCCTTGACGAGTTTAAGATAATCAGCAAACATAACTGTACCCTGGAAAACATTGACTATCACTTGCCTGGAATCGAAACCCCTCTTACACGTCAAATAAAAACTATGAAAATCGATGACGGTGAGAGATTCATGAATCATCTAAACACACATGATGATGAAAGACATGCATTGACAAATCTATACAAAACAACAAACCGTGTTCACTCACATTTAATATCTGGGCCAGATAAAATCACATTTGATAAATTGGTTAAGGATCTGGAAAAACAAGAGAAAATCATCGGAATCAATCTGACAAACGAAGAGATATGTGAAATAACAAAAAAAGAAATTTATTAA
- a CDS encoding NAD-dependent protein deacylase, with translation MSKINELQEIIDISDNIVFFGGAGVSTESGIPDFRSESGIFKSLEKYGDTPENLVSHSYYLDHTEEFFEYYKDTLVFRDAEPNSAHFKLAELEKAGKLKAVITQNIDGLHQKAGSKEVLELHGSVHRNYCQICNKKYSLDYIMESEGIPRCECGGIVKPDVVLYEEPLNNAVLSFAIDYIQNADTLIIGGTSLVVYPAAGLINYFNGNKLVLINKSETPYDDLASLVINDAIGETLSQIEVK, from the coding sequence ATGTCTAAAATCAACGAATTACAAGAAATTATCGACATTTCAGACAATATCGTGTTTTTTGGAGGGGCAGGAGTTTCAACAGAAAGCGGAATACCTGACTTCAGGTCTGAAAGCGGCATTTTTAAAAGCCTGGAAAAATACGGAGACACACCGGAAAACCTGGTTTCACACAGTTATTACTTAGACCATACCGAAGAGTTCTTCGAATACTACAAGGATACCCTAGTCTTCAGGGATGCCGAGCCAAATTCCGCTCACTTTAAACTGGCGGAACTTGAAAAGGCAGGAAAGCTGAAGGCTGTGATAACCCAAAACATTGACGGACTTCATCAAAAGGCGGGAAGCAAGGAGGTATTGGAGCTTCACGGAAGCGTTCACAGAAATTACTGTCAAATCTGCAATAAGAAATACTCATTGGATTATATCATGGAAAGTGAGGGAATTCCCAGATGTGAGTGTGGTGGAATCGTCAAGCCTGATGTGGTTTTATACGAAGAGCCATTGAACAATGCCGTCTTAAGCTTTGCAATCGACTACATTCAGAATGCCGATACCCTGATAATCGGAGGAACCTCACTTGTGGTCTATCCCGCTGCAGGGCTGATTAATTACTTCAATGGGAATAAATTAGTATTGATTAATAAAAGCGAGACACCATATGACGATTTGGCAAGTCTAGTCATTAACGATGCCATCGGAGAGACTTTGTCCCAAATCGAAGTCAAGTGA
- a CDS encoding TrkH family potassium uptake protein, translating to MRYITKTDLRIIARNSGMLMIGIGIMCLIPLVFDLIYFEFDVISFVIPAGISGFSGLFLMKYFEDYADKKIRLKHGMIISSFAWIWAAIIGGVVFTLATHIPLLDGVFESLSALTGTGITMFNDVEILPHSILFFRAFEQWIGGLGVVVMVISVLTRPGSVSSTLYQSEAREERLKPSVKTTLEKTIEIYIIYTVGGIILYLLAGMPIFDSICATFHIISTGGMGIKNANMAYYNSDIIYFITIVLMILGATSFMVHYKVIKTRGRSLINDLQFKIIISAIAGVTLLLYFTSTIVPMELLFTVVSAITTTGATIVPAPVMGNWPPFVLVCLMCLMLTGGSTGSTVGAIKLVRMITYFKGIYRHIREILSPEGRVVPVTLHGRKIPEKAIAQAGNFITLYMMFIMFTWALFCLFGYDPFKSLFSVITLQGNNGLDSGVITNALHPALKAISILNMWTGRLEIYPVLITLRTFFEIFKR from the coding sequence ATGAGGTATATTACTAAAACTGATTTGAGGATTATAGCCAGAAACTCTGGAATGCTGATGATTGGGATTGGAATAATGTGTCTAATCCCCTTAGTGTTCGATTTGATATATTTTGAGTTTGATGTAATCAGTTTTGTTATTCCCGCCGGAATCTCCGGATTCAGCGGACTGTTCCTGATGAAATATTTTGAGGATTATGCCGACAAGAAGATACGTCTTAAGCATGGTATGATCATATCCTCCTTTGCGTGGATCTGGGCTGCAATCATCGGAGGGGTTGTCTTTACCCTTGCCACACATATCCCTCTTCTTGATGGTGTTTTTGAAAGCCTGTCCGCACTTACCGGAACCGGAATAACAATGTTCAACGATGTTGAGATATTACCTCACAGCATACTATTTTTTAGAGCATTCGAACAGTGGATTGGTGGTTTGGGAGTGGTAGTTATGGTCATAAGCGTTTTGACCAGACCAGGTTCTGTATCATCAACACTTTACCAGTCCGAAGCTCGTGAAGAACGTTTGAAACCTAGTGTAAAAACCACCCTTGAAAAGACCATAGAAATCTATATAATCTATACCGTTGGCGGAATAATCCTATATCTGCTTGCGGGAATGCCAATTTTTGATTCAATATGTGCTACATTCCACATAATTTCCACAGGAGGAATGGGAATTAAAAACGCGAATATGGCCTATTACAATAGTGACATAATCTATTTCATCACAATAGTCCTTATGATACTTGGTGCTACAAGCTTTATGGTCCATTACAAGGTCATCAAAACTAGGGGAAGGTCACTTATTAACGATTTGCAGTTCAAAATAATAATTTCAGCCATTGCGGGCGTTACATTGCTTCTTTATTTTACTTCAACTATCGTCCCAATGGAGTTGCTGTTTACCGTCGTATCAGCAATCACAACAACAGGAGCAACAATTGTCCCTGCACCTGTAATGGGCAACTGGCCGCCATTTGTTCTGGTTTGCCTGATGTGTCTGATGCTGACCGGTGGTTCAACAGGATCCACTGTAGGTGCAATTAAGCTCGTGCGTATGATTACCTATTTCAAAGGAATATACCGCCACATCAGAGAAATCCTGTCTCCTGAAGGAAGAGTCGTGCCAGTTACACTTCATGGGCGAAAGATTCCTGAAAAAGCCATTGCACAGGCAGGTAACTTCATTACATTATACATGATGTTCATAATGTTTACATGGGCATTATTCTGTCTGTTCGGATATGACCCATTCAAAAGTCTGTTCAGCGTAATCACCCTTCAAGGGAACAACGGTTTGGATAGTGGAGTCATCACCAATGCATTGCATCCTGCACTCAAGGCCATAAGCATACTTAACATGTGGACCGGAAGGTTGGAAATATATCCGGTATTGATTACACTGAGAACATTTTTCGAAATATTTAAAAGATAA
- a CDS encoding acyltransferase: protein MTNASKRIFYFDALRAFAILCVVLLHVTGHLGEMMSYDIHTIYSFSGFYETFANNFFRIGVDLFLMLSGALLLGRDWDIKGFLSKRIPRIVKPFVFWSAVFTVLLVAASYFIPSVGFVKSFGIMGILRVFWNTLMCKAPGSAVYWFFWMMLGVYLTMPIFNKWIKHAELSELEYFLAIWVITTLFDYTLMIECPVKLSYFISPMGLVVLGYYLRYTERKVFNSRWISWILILLPSIAMLAYSYMVVGTSILFEFHRYSILVIIVAIGVFCLFKTSTALNSIPKSAKGIITSISICSYGMYLIHSQMIMVVRKILHLSFNFTIDYLILFLTGFVLSWIIIYILAKMPILDEFIGVK from the coding sequence ATGACTAATGCTTCCAAAAGAATTTTTTATTTTGATGCCCTAAGGGCTTTTGCCATTCTTTGTGTGGTTCTGCTTCATGTCACAGGCCACCTTGGGGAAATGATGAGCTATGACATCCATACGATTTATTCCTTCAGCGGATTTTACGAGACTTTCGCAAACAATTTCTTCAGAATAGGCGTTGATTTGTTTTTGATGCTTTCCGGAGCGTTGCTTCTGGGCCGTGATTGGGACATCAAAGGATTTCTGTCCAAAAGGATTCCCCGCATTGTAAAGCCGTTTGTATTTTGGTCAGCCGTATTCACAGTCTTGCTTGTTGCGGCGTCTTATTTCATTCCGAGCGTAGGTTTTGTTAAGAGTTTTGGAATAATGGGCATTTTGAGGGTCTTCTGGAACACTTTGATGTGCAAGGCACCTGGTTCGGCGGTTTACTGGTTCTTTTGGATGATGCTGGGCGTGTATCTGACAATGCCGATATTCAACAAGTGGATCAAGCATGCGGAATTGTCCGAACTGGAATACTTCCTGGCCATTTGGGTCATAACAACACTGTTCGATTACACGCTGATGATTGAGTGTCCTGTAAAGCTGTCCTATTTCATAAGTCCGATGGGTCTTGTGGTTTTGGGTTATTATCTGCGATACACTGAAAGGAAGGTGTTCAACAGCAGATGGATTTCCTGGATCTTGATATTGCTGCCTTCCATTGCAATGCTTGCATATTCCTATATGGTGGTTGGCACTTCCATACTGTTTGAATTCCATAGGTATTCCATTCTCGTGATTATTGTGGCTATTGGGGTCTTTTGCCTCTTTAAAACAAGCACAGCTCTAAACAGCATTCCAAAATCAGCTAAGGGAATCATAACCTCCATTTCAATATGCAGTTACGGCATGTATCTGATTCACAGTCAGATGATTATGGTAGTTCGCAAAATCCTGCATCTGTCATTCAACTTCACAATCGACTATCTTATACTGTTCTTAACAGGATTCGTATTATCTTGGATTATAATCTATATTTTAGCGAAAATGCCAATTCTAGATGAGTTCATCGGTGTCAAATGA
- a CDS encoding NAD(P)H-hydrate dehydratase: protein MNPIDMMVTDNNCEYLGLSRLCLMESAGKSLAEEVGKIAVYTFSKPVKVVIFTGSGGNGGDGFVAARYLLNRGYDVDIYMLKDNIRSPYSKTNLEILQNMKPRLSRLNIYNLKTLEDIDNCEVAKSNDSEYVIVDGLLGTGINGNLQTNIRRAIEIINESKGVKISVDVPSGMDPLTGEISDLAVVPDYTISFHKIKTGVREADEELVGGLVTADIGIPFEAEYFINYGDFLRLKNRDLSSHKGNNGRLLVIGGSKDYSGAPAIAGMAAIGAGADLVYVASPQKSAEAIKSTSPDLIVKSLDGDKLSLNHSQEILELADNVDAVLIGPGAGIDEETSKLFNVLVAKIKKPIVLDADALKQVELKLIESRDDIILTPHIFEFKSFFNVTDELKLDLDSYDFNHVDENITQFQKITRQIKGTVIVKGQYDLILSGTKFRINKSGNPGMTVGGTGDALAGITVSLLSQGLSTFDSACLGVFINGLAGDEAYKTKGNGFSATDLVSYIGSVMKDGLC, encoded by the coding sequence ATGAATCCTATTGACATGATGGTTACGGACAATAATTGTGAATATTTAGGTTTATCCAGGCTTTGCCTAATGGAATCCGCAGGCAAATCCTTGGCGGAAGAAGTTGGCAAAATTGCGGTTTACACTTTCTCAAAACCGGTCAAAGTGGTGATTTTCACAGGTTCCGGTGGAAACGGCGGTGACGGTTTTGTCGCTGCAAGATATCTGCTTAACAGAGGCTATGATGTGGATATCTACATGTTAAAGGACAACATTAGGTCTCCCTATTCAAAGACCAATCTTGAAATACTGCAGAACATGAAACCAAGACTGTCACGCTTAAACATTTACAACCTAAAGACATTGGAGGACATTGACAATTGTGAAGTTGCAAAAAGCAATGATTCAGAATATGTGATTGTCGATGGACTTTTGGGAACCGGAATCAATGGAAATCTTCAGACAAACATCAGAAGAGCAATTGAAATCATCAACGAATCCAAAGGCGTGAAGATCAGTGTTGATGTTCCTTCAGGAATGGATCCATTGACCGGAGAGATAAGCGATTTGGCGGTTGTTCCCGACTACACAATCAGTTTTCATAAAATCAAGACAGGAGTAAGGGAAGCAGATGAGGAACTCGTTGGCGGATTGGTGACTGCAGATATTGGAATTCCATTTGAAGCGGAATACTTTATCAATTACGGTGATTTTTTAAGGCTTAAGAATCGTGACTTGTCATCCCATAAGGGAAACAATGGAAGGCTATTGGTCATTGGAGGTTCTAAGGATTATTCAGGAGCTCCTGCCATTGCGGGAATGGCTGCGATTGGCGCAGGTGCAGATCTGGTGTATGTTGCAAGCCCCCAAAAATCTGCCGAAGCCATTAAATCAACATCACCTGACCTGATTGTCAAATCATTGGACGGGGACAAATTATCCTTAAATCATTCTCAAGAGATTTTGGAGCTTGCCGATAATGTGGATGCAGTTTTAATAGGTCCGGGAGCAGGTATTGATGAGGAAACCTCAAAACTATTCAATGTTCTGGTTGCAAAAATCAAAAAGCCTATAGTTCTGGATGCGGACGCATTAAAGCAAGTCGAATTAAAATTAATTGAAAGCCGTGACGATATCATTTTAACACCGCACATATTTGAGTTCAAGTCATTTTTCAATGTCACTGATGAGCTGAAGTTGGATTTGGATTCATATGACTTCAATCATGTCGATGAAAACATCACCCAATTCCAGAAAATCACCCGTCAAATAAAGGGCACCGTCATTGTTAAGGGTCAATATGATTTAATTTTATCAGGTACCAAATTCAGAATAAACAAATCAGGAAATCCTGGCATGACTGTTGGGGGAACAGGCGATGCACTTGCAGGCATCACAGTCAGTCTACTTTCACAAGGATTAAGCACTTTTGATTCCGCATGTCTTGGAGTATTTATCAATGGACTTGCAGGCGATGAGGCTTACAAGACTAAGGGAAACGGTTTTTCAGCAACCGATTTGGTGTCCTACATTGGTAGTGTGATGAAAGATGGATTATGTTAA
- a CDS encoding Ig-like domain-containing protein translates to MKIKQTLILMALVLFSLIAISAVSAADDVANDTIVSVDSENEAVSVDIDDSEIISADNEDEVVSTDVVEKEEVLNEGFGSGKGTFGGNGTFNFGNMTFNINGTTFNIGDLTNGTFSLGNGTTFNISSLLNGTFSFGNGTSFNISSFLNGTNMTFDFSSFMDMFGASDKIEADDLTSVYTPTLTYKVSVKSGNKTVTQGNVVFTINNKEYVGHIGSDGIATVDLKGLKAGTYYIVAEYGQATVKKTITVKKAASKLTAKNKAFKAKVKTKKYTVTLKTNLGKALKKVKVTLKVKGKKYKATTNSKGKATFKITKLTKKGKHSATVKFAGNGCYKSASKSVKITVK, encoded by the coding sequence ATGAAGATTAAGCAAACCTTAATATTAATGGCACTGGTTTTGTTTTCATTAATTGCCATCAGTGCAGTAAGCGCTGCCGATGATGTTGCCAACGATACTATTGTCTCTGTTGATAGTGAAAATGAAGCAGTAAGTGTAGATATTGATGATTCAGAGATCATCTCTGCAGATAATGAAGATGAAGTAGTAAGCACAGATGTTGTTGAAAAAGAAGAGGTTCTCAATGAAGGTTTTGGTTCCGGCAAAGGCACCTTTGGAGGTAACGGAACTTTCAATTTTGGAAATATGACTTTTAATATAAATGGAACAACCTTCAACATTGGAGACTTGACAAATGGTACTTTCAGTTTAGGTAACGGAACAACCTTCAATATCTCAAGTTTATTAAACGGTACCTTCAGTTTCGGTAACGGAACATCCTTCAATATTTCAAGCTTTTTAAACGGAACAAATATGACTTTTGATTTTTCCAGTTTCATGGATATGTTCGGTGCTTCTGATAAAATTGAAGCTGATGATTTGACTTCAGTTTATACTCCAACTTTAACCTATAAGGTCAGTGTCAAATCCGGAAATAAAACCGTAACCCAAGGTAATGTTGTATTTACCATCAACAATAAGGAATATGTAGGTCACATCGGAAGTGATGGTATTGCAACCGTGGACCTAAAAGGTTTAAAAGCAGGAACATATTACATTGTTGCAGAATATGGTCAGGCTACAGTGAAAAAGACCATTACAGTTAAAAAAGCAGCTTCTAAATTAACTGCTAAGAATAAGGCTTTCAAAGCAAAAGTCAAAACCAAAAAATATACTGTTACTTTGAAAACTAATCTTGGAAAAGCATTGAAAAAGGTTAAAGTTACTTTAAAAGTTAAAGGTAAAAAATATAAAGCTACTACCAATTCCAAAGGTAAAGCTACCTTTAAAATAACAAAATTAACCAAAAAAGGCAAACATTCCGCAACTGTAAAATTCGCTGGAAATGGATGCTACAAATCAGCTTCCAAATCAGTTAAAATTACAGTTAAATAG